The genomic stretch TCAAATAAAACCACAAAACATTAAACACAAATTCATAAATACGCACTAAAAGCTATAAAAACCATAAAACAACAAAACTCTTTGAATAGATAAAAATCATTTTTTTAGAATTTTGTAAATTTGCAGCATGATAAAAATAGGCAACATAGAACTGCCGGAATTTCCACTTTTACTGGCTCCAATGGAAGACGTTAGTGATCCTCCGTTCAGACGTTTATGTAAAATGCACGGTGCGGATTTAATGTATTCGGAATTTATTTCTTCCGAAGGGTTAATCCGTGATGCAATCAAGAGTCGTAAAAAACTGGATATTTTCGATTATGAAAGACCAGTCGGGATACAAATCTTCGGTGGTGATGAAGAAGCAATGGCCATGTCTGCGAGAATTGTTGAAACAGTAAATCCGGATCTGGTGGACATTAATTTTGGTTGTCCTGTAAAAAAAGTAGTTTGCAAAGGTGCCGGAGCTGGAGTTTTGAAAGATATTGACCTTATGGTTCGTCTTACAAAAGCCGTAGTAAATTCTACTCATCTTCCTGTAACGGTTAAAACCCGTCTGGGATGGGATAGTACATGCATCAATATCGATGAAGTGGCAGAACGTCTACAGGAGACAGGAATAAAGGCCCTTACAATACATGCCAGAACCCGTGCACAAATGTACAAAGGAGAAGCGGATTGGGAGCATATTTCAAGAATCAAACAAAACCCTAATATTGAAATTCCGATTTTTGGAAATGGTGATATTGATTCTCCGGAAAAAGCACTTGAATACAAACAAAAGTATGCCTGTGACGGAATTATGATCGGACGTGCAGCCATTGGATATCCTTGGATATTTAATGAAATCAAACATTTCTTTAAAACAGGTGAACACTTACCTGCTCCTACTATCTCAGACCGATTATTAGCGGTTCGTCAGCACGCTGAGTGGAGTGCAGAATGGAAAGGAGAAAGACTAGGATTGGTAGAAATGAGACAGCACTACAGCAACTATTTCAGAGGCATTCCTCACTTTAAGGATTTCAGAAAAAAATTCCTGGAAGTTTTCACTTTAGAAGAAATGAATGCACTTATTAAAGAGACCCAACAATTCTACGAAGAATATCAGGCTCAGGTATAAAAATAAAAACCATCAATTTGAATTGATGGTTTTTTTATTGTTCTTGAATATCAATTTTAATATCCGCCTGATGAAGATTCATTTTTAATTAATGCCAATGCTGAGGAAGTTCCAATTCTCTTCACTCCCATATTGATCATTTTTTCGGCATCTTCAGGAGTTCTTACTCCTCCGGCTGCTTTTACAGGAAGTTTCCCAGCGTTGCCCAGCATAATTTTTATTCCTTCAAATGTTGCTCCATTGGGCTTTCCATCTGTAGTTTGATAAAAACCGGTTGATGATTTAACAAAAATATGAGATAAATCATTAGCTGAGAAATGCTCTTCTGCCCAGGTTGAAATATTTTTGGTGAGATCTGCAATCTGTTCATCAGTCAAAGCGGCAATTTCAATGATCCATTTTGCAATTTTATGGTGTTCCAAAGCCAGCTTCGTACATTTTACAAATTCATCTTTTACCAATGCTGTATTTCCCTGAAGATAAGCATTGTAATTAATGACAAAGTCCAATTCATCTGCTCCGTCCTCAATAGCTTTTGAAGCTTCTGCAAGCTTTTCTTCTACCGAATATGTTCCTTCGTGGAATCCAATTACAGTTCCCACTGCAACATCTGAATTTCTCTCCTGAATATATTTTTTAATCTCTGCTACATAATCCGGACGAATCATTACAGCAAAAATACCATTATCAATGGCTTCCTGAGTAAGTTTTTTATCAATCTTAAGTGTTTCTTCATGTGAAATACCTGATTGTTCCGGTGTCTTCAAGTAAGTTGAATCCAAATATTGGGCTATGTTCATATCGTTATACTTTCAATTGTCTGTAAATACCTTGTTCCAAAGATATAAAAGTTTCTGTTCTTGTTACTCCTTTTAGTTTTTGGAGTTTGCTAAGAATTTGCATCAAATGGTCGTTATCTTTACAAAGAACTTTTAGAAATATTGTATAATTTCCGGTTGTATAGTGTGCTTCTACTACTTCATTGATATCGTGCAAAGATTTTACCACTTCAGGGTAATGACTTGGCTGATCCAAAAATACTCCGATATAAGAGATTACCTTGTACCCGATTTTTTTAGGATTAAGGAATGAAATTGAATTTTCAATCACTCCTGCGTGCTCCAGTTTCTTAATTCTTTGATGTACTGCTGTTGTAGAGATCCCAACATTCTTTGAAATGTGTGCTAAAGAAGTTTTAGCATTATCCATCAACATGTAAATAATTTCCTTGTCGATGGAGTCCAAATGATAACTTGTGTTGCTCGAATTTTTCATTTTCTACTTTTTTATTATTTATGTTTTTTATGATAAGCTTTTAAACTTTACAAAAACCGGGAAGTGATCGCTGTATCCGCCTAAATACCGGGTACCGGCATAAGTTCGGAAAGGTCGTCCTTCAAAATTTCTGGTCCTGCTGCTGATTTTCTCAGAATTGAACACATGAGCTTCGTGAAAAGCCAGCGTTTTATTATCAAGAAGGGATCTCGACATAATAATCTGATCATACAACAATCCAGATTTATAATGAAAAGTAGAATAATTTCTTGTAGAAAACAACTCCTGAAAAGGGTTCATTAAAACCTTCTCAT from Chryseobacterium indologenes encodes the following:
- the deoC gene encoding deoxyribose-phosphate aldolase, translated to MNIAQYLDSTYLKTPEQSGISHEETLKIDKKLTQEAIDNGIFAVMIRPDYVAEIKKYIQERNSDVAVGTVIGFHEGTYSVEEKLAEASKAIEDGADELDFVINYNAYLQGNTALVKDEFVKCTKLALEHHKIAKWIIEIAALTDEQIADLTKNISTWAEEHFSANDLSHIFVKSSTGFYQTTDGKPNGATFEGIKIMLGNAGKLPVKAAGGVRTPEDAEKMINMGVKRIGTSSALALIKNESSSGGY
- a CDS encoding Lrp/AsnC ligand binding domain-containing protein, whose amino-acid sequence is MKNSSNTSYHLDSIDKEIIYMLMDNAKTSLAHISKNVGISTTAVHQRIKKLEHAGVIENSISFLNPKKIGYKVISYIGVFLDQPSHYPEVVKSLHDINEVVEAHYTTGNYTIFLKVLCKDNDHLMQILSKLQKLKGVTRTETFISLEQGIYRQLKV
- the dusB gene encoding tRNA dihydrouridine synthase DusB; its protein translation is MIKIGNIELPEFPLLLAPMEDVSDPPFRRLCKMHGADLMYSEFISSEGLIRDAIKSRKKLDIFDYERPVGIQIFGGDEEAMAMSARIVETVNPDLVDINFGCPVKKVVCKGAGAGVLKDIDLMVRLTKAVVNSTHLPVTVKTRLGWDSTCINIDEVAERLQETGIKALTIHARTRAQMYKGEADWEHISRIKQNPNIEIPIFGNGDIDSPEKALEYKQKYACDGIMIGRAAIGYPWIFNEIKHFFKTGEHLPAPTISDRLLAVRQHAEWSAEWKGERLGLVEMRQHYSNYFRGIPHFKDFRKKFLEVFTLEEMNALIKETQQFYEEYQAQV